From a region of the Falco cherrug isolate bFalChe1 chromosome 9, bFalChe1.pri, whole genome shotgun sequence genome:
- the SMC3 gene encoding structural maintenance of chromosomes protein 3, with amino-acid sequence MYIKQVIIQGFRSYRDQTIVDPFSSKHNVIVGRNGSGKSNFFYAIQFVLSDEFSHLRPEQRLALLHEGTGPRVISAFVEIIFDNSDNRLPIDKEEVSLRRVIGAKKDQYFLDKKMVTKNDVMNLLESAGFSRSNPYYIVKQGKINQMATAPDSQRLKLLREVAGTRVYDERKEESISLMKETEGKREKINELLKYIEERLHTLEEEKEELAQYQKWDKMRRALEYTIYNQELNETRAKLDELSAKRETSGEKSRQLRDAQQDARDKMEEIERQVRELKTKISAMKEEKEQLSAERQEQIKQRTKLELKAKDLQDELAGNSEQRKRLLKERQKLLEKIEEKQKELAETEPKFNSVKEKEERGIARLAQATQERTDLYAKQGRGSQFTSKEERDKWIKKELKSLDQAINDKKRQIAAIHKDLEDTEANKEKNLEQYSKLDQDLNEVKARVEELDRKYYEVKNKKDELQSERNYLWREENAEQQALAAKREDLEKKQQLLRAATGKAILNGIDSINKVLEHFRRKGINQHVLNGYHGIVMNNFECEPAFYTCVEVTAGNRLFYHIVDSDEVSTKILMEFNKMNLPGEVTFLPLNKLDVRDTAYPETNDAIPMISKLRYNPRFDKAFKHVFGKTLICRSMEVSTQLARAFTMDCITLEGDQVSHRGALTGGYYDTRKSRLELQKDVRKAEEELGELEAKLNENLRRNIERINNEIDQLMNQMQQIETQQRKFKASRDSILSEMKMLKEKRQQSEKTFMPKQRSLQSLEASLHAMESTRESLKAELGTDLLSQLSLEDQKRVDALNDEIRQLQQENRQLLNERIKLEGIITRVETYLNENLRKRLDQVEQELNELRETEGGTVLTATTSELEAINKRVKDTLARSDDLDNSIDKTEAGIKELQKSMERWKNMEKEHMDAINHDTKELEKMTNRQGMLLKKKEECMKKIRELGSLPQEAFEKYQTLSLKQLFRKLEQCNTELKKYSHVNKKALDQFVNFSEQKEKLIKRQEELDRGYKSIMELMNVLELRKYEAIQLTFKQVSKNFSEVFQKLVPGGKATLVMKKGDVEGSQSQDEGEGSTESERGSGSQSSVPSVDQFTGVGIRVSFTGKQGEMREMQQLSGGQKSLVALALIFAIQKCDPAPFYLFDEIDQALDAQHRKAVSDMIMELAEHAQFITTTFRPELLESADKFYGVKFRNKVSHIDVITAEMAKDFVEDDTTHG; translated from the exons GTAATCATCCAGGGCTTTCGAAGCTACAGGGACCAAACCATCGTGGACCCATTCAGCTCAAAACACAATGTCATCG tgggAAGAAACGGATCtggaaaaagcaactttttttatG CAATTCAGTTTGTCCTCAGTGATGAGTTTAGTCATCTTCGCCCAGAGCAGAGACTGGCTTTGTTGCAT GAAGGTACAGGTCCTCGTGTTATTTCAGCATttgtggaaattatttttgacaaTTCGGACAACAGGTTACCG atTGATAAAGAGGAAGTCTCACTTCGCAGAGTCATTGGAGCGAAGAAGGACCAATATTTCTTAGACAAGAAAATGGTGAC gaaaaatgatGTAATGAATCTTCTTGAAAGTGCTGGATTTTCTCGCAGTAATCCCTACTATATTGTCAAACAAGGAAAG ATCAACCAGATGGCCACAGCTCCTGACTCTCAAAGGCTGAAGTTACTAAGAGAAGTAGCTGGTACCAGAGTGTATGATGAACGTAAAGAAGAGAGTATTTCGCTAATGAAAGAAACAg AGGGCAAGCGAGAGAAGATCAATGAGTTGTTGAAATACATTGAAGAGCGACTGCATACCctagaagaggagaaagaagagctgGCTCAGTATCAGAAATGGGATAAAATGAGGAGAGCGTTAGAATACACCATTTATAATCAGGAGCTTAATGAAACACGAGCTAAGCTTGATGAG CTTTCTGCCAAACGAGAGACAAGTGGAGAGAAATCTAGGCAGCTGAGAGATGCCCAGCAAGATGCTAGAGATAAAATGGAG GAAATAGAACGACAAGTTCGAGAACTGAAGACAAAGATTTCGGCtatgaaagaagagaaggaacaaCTTAGTGCTGAAAGACAGGAGCAGATTAAACAGAGGACTAAATTGGAGCTAAAGGCTAAAGACCTGCAGGATGAATTAGCTGGCAACAGTGAACAAAGG AAAAGACTGTTAAAAGAGAGGCAAAAGCTTCTTGAGAAAATtgaggagaagcagaaagaattaGCAGAAACGGAGCCGAAATTCAacagtgtaaaagaaaaagaagagaggggaATTGCTAG GCTTGCACAGGCTACACAGGAAAGGACAGATCTTTATGCAAAACAAGGTCGAGGAAGCCAGTTTacttccaaagaagaaagggaTAAGTGgataaaaaaagaactgaagtcTTTAGATCAAGCCATCAATGACAAGAAACGGCAGATTGCAGCTATACACAAGGATTTAGAGGATACAGAGGCAAATAAGGAGAAAAACTTGGAACAATACAGT AAACTGGACCAGGATCTTAATGAAGTGAAGGCTCGTGTTGAAGAACTGGACAGAAAATACtatgaagtgaaaaataaaaaggatgaaCTACAGAGCGAAAGAAA ttaCTTATGGAGAGAAGAGAATGCAGAACAACAAGCTCTTGCAGCAAAGCGGGAggatttagaaaagaaacagcagcttctcAGAGCAGCAACAGGAAAG GCCATTTTGAATGGTATAGACAGCATAAACAAAGTTTTGGAGCACTTCCGTCGAAAAGGCATAAACCAGCATGTTCTAAATGGCTATCATGGCATTGTGATGAATAACTTTGAATGTGAACCAGCTTTCTACACCTGTGTTGAAGTTACTGCAGGCAACAG GTTGTTTTATCACATTGTGGATTCTGATGAGGTCAGTACAAAGATCCTAATGGAATTTAACAAAATGAACCTTCCTGGAGAAGTCACTTTCCTCCCTCTGAACAAGCTGGATGTTAGAGATACTGCTTATCCTGAGACTAAC GATGCAATTCCTATGATCAGTAAACTGAGATACAATCCAAGATTTGACAAAGCTTTCAAACATGTTTTTGGAAAGACTCTAATTTGTCGTAGCATGGAAGTGTCTACCCAGCTGGCCAGAGCTTTCACTATGGATTGTATTACTCTGGAAG GTGATCAAGTCAGCCATCGTGGTGCTTTGACTGGAGGTTATTACGACACAAGGAAGTCTCGACTTGAATTGCAAAAAGATGttagaaaggcagaagaagaaCTTGGTGAACTTGAAGCAAAGCTCAATGAAAACTTACGGAGAAACATTGAAA GGATTAATAATGAGATTGACCAGCTAATGAACCAAATGCAGCAAATTGAGACACAGCAGAGGAAGTTCAAAGCCTCTCGAGACAGTATTTTGTCAGAGatgaaaatgctgaaggagaaaaggcagcaaTCTGAAAAGACATTTATGCCTAAG CAACGCAGTTTGCAGAGCTTGGAGGCAAGTTTACATGCTATGGAGTCAACTAGAGAATCATTAAAAGCAGAACTGGGGACTGATTTGTTGTCTCAACTCAGTCTTGAAGATCAGAAACGTGTGGATGCTCTTAATGATGAAATTCGACAACTACAGCAA gaaaacagacagcttttgaatgaGAGGATTAAACTAGAAGGCATTATCACAAGAGTTGAAACATATCTCAATGAGAATCTAAGAAAACGCTTGGACCAAGTGGAACAA GAACTGAACGAGCTTCGAGAAACAGAAGGTGGCACAGTTCTTACTGCCACGACATCGGAACTTGAGGCTATCAACAAACGAGTGAAAGATACACTGGCACGGTCAGATG ATCTGGATAATTCTATTGacaaaacagaagcaggaaTTAAAGAGCTTCAAAAGAGCATGGAACGCTGGAAGAACATGGAGAAGGAGCATATGGATGCCATTAACCATGATACAAAAGAACTTGAAAAAATGACTAACAGGCAAGGCATGCTCCTtaagaagaaagaggaatgtATGAAGAAAATTCGGGAGTTGGGTTCACTTCCACAGGaggcttttgaaaaatatcagaCTTTAAGTTTAAAGCAG tTATTCCGCAAACTGGAGCAGTGCAATACGGAACTGAAGAAATACAGTCATGTTAATAAAAAAGCTTTAGATCAGTTTGTGAATTTctcagagcagaaggaaaaactgatAAAAAGACAAGAGGAACTGGACAGGGGCTACAAATCCATCATGGAGCTGATGAATGTCCTTGAGCTCAGGAAATATGAGGCCATTCAGCTGACTTTCAAGCAG GTGTCaaaaaatttcagtgaagtatTCCAGAAGTTAGTCCCTGGTGGCAAGGCTACATTAGTGATGAAGAAGGGAGATGTGGAGGGCAGTCAGTCCCAGGATGAAGGTGAAGGCAGCACCGAGAGTGAAAGGGGATCTGGATCCCAGAGCAGTGTTCCATCTGTAGACCAATTCACTGGAGTTGGCATAAGg GTATCGTTCACAGGAAAGCAGGGTGAAATGAGAGAAATGCAGCAACTTTCAGGTGGACAGAAATCTTTAGTGGCCCTAGCCCTGATATTTGCTATCCAGAAATGTGATCCAGCTCCATTTTACTTGTTTGATGAAATTGACCAAGCCTTGGATGCtcagcacagaaaagctgtttcgG ATATGATTATGGAACTAGCTGAACATGCTCAGTTTATTACAACAACATTTAGACCTGAACTGCTTGAGTCAGCTGACAAGTTCTATGGTGTAAAATTCAGAAACAAG gTTAGTCATATTGATGTGATCACAGCAGAAATGGCCAAAGACTTTGTAGAAGATGACACTACGCATGGCTAA